CAATCTTGAAAAGCACATTGCCCAAATCGAGCATCACAAGCTGAACGGGAGGCGTCATAGTTTAGTACCGAAAACAAACCCACCTGAAGTCACGGATATCGGCTGTACGTGTTATGTGGGTAAGAAAATCCGACCATTGCTGTTCGCGCTGACGCTGTACGTACAGATCACCCTCGGCTTGTAGCCACTCTGAAAACGGAGGAAGGTCGGTGGTTTTAGTGTTAATAATGTTTACAACATACCAGCCGGCATCACCACGGAACGGACCCATCATGCCTGCGCTGGTGGCGCGGCGGATGGCCAGTGATGCTGTTGGGTCGTACACTTCGGGGCCAACAAACCCTGTTGCATCAATCGTCTGGTCTCTCCACACGCTTGTTGTGGGGAGTTGTTCGGCAATAAACATTCGTCCGTCAGGCAGCGCCTTGCATAGTCCGTACATTGTCCGTGCCCTGGGTTCTAGGTGTGAACATGCCTTATTCCGAATGATGTCTTCAACAATGCGACTGCGGGCGGCATCAAGAGTAAGCAGGCCTGCAGGCAGCGAATCAGCTGCGATCACCAGCACCACCCCGCTGTCAGGCGTATCTACAGGCGGAGCCAAGCCCCCTACAGGAACTTCGAAGGCAGCCTGCACTACCCGGTAGCTGCCAAAGACTTTATCGGTGGACGTAACCCATGGTGACATTGTAATTTTTTTGTTAAATCGTGCTTCGATCTCGTCGATAGGTGTACCATTGGAGTACATGTTTGCTGCCTGCCGGACATCTGCAAAAACACTGTCGGTAGTTTCTGCGCCTGGTTCAACCGGTGCAACAAGTATCCGTATGGCGTAATCGGGTGAGGTTTTATCCTGACGCCGCAGCACACTGTCAACCAGTATAATATGATAGCCCTGCGGATTCAGGATTGGTCCAACGCATGTACCGGGCCGGCCGTTGCGGGTAGAGGCAACAGCCTTATAGAACTCTCGCTGACTAACTGAATCGGCAGACAGAATTGTTGACGTATGCTTAACCTGCTGCGCTATTCCATCCCAGATTGAGTCTCGTTTCTCGGTATTATGTTCTCCATTGACGGCAGCAACAAATGACAGCATATCGCGGAGCACCATTGATGAATCAAGGTGTGATGCAACAGTTTCCCAGCGCAGAGCGGCAAAGCGTCGCAGCGGCACATCCGACACGTAATCAGCCGTGTGTCTCTGGTACCAGTCATGAATTTCTGCATCGGTGGGTGTGTAACGCACATCCTTACACGGCAGGAAGTACACATCGGCCTCGGC
This is a stretch of genomic DNA from Ignavibacteria bacterium. It encodes these proteins:
- a CDS encoding SurA N-terminal domain-containing protein — its product is MLLLLFLLLQTSTPEVPVAGIVNGDTILLETYAREIGRKSELYSMTHSTSASIMQDTWNALVQTELIRQKTNELGIAVSSAQVDSVLLNATPDYVKRGFTDNKGRFDKKLLEAMLYRPDSLVRAQNPKLKNITSAVASVTSTMHELRSRLADVLRMNALRAYREAITPLDTAALAELYKQAAYQAEADVYFLPCKDVRYTPTDAEIHDWYQRHTADYVSDVPLRRFAALRWETVASHLDSSMVLRDMLSFVAAVNGEHNTEKRDSIWDGIAQQVKHTSTILSADSVSQREFYKAVASTRNGRPGTCVGPILNPQGYHIILVDSVLRRQDKTSPDYAIRILVAPVEPGAETTDSVFADVRQAANMYSNGTPIDEIEARFNKKITMSPWVTSTDKVFGSYRVVQAAFEVPVGGLAPPVDTPDSGVVLVIAADSLPAGLLTLDAARSRIVEDIIRNKACSHLEPRARTMYGLCKALPDGRMFIAEQLPTTSVWRDQTIDATGFVGPEVYDPTASLAIRRATSAGMMGPFRGDAGWYVVNIINTKTTDLPPFSEWLQAEGDLYVQRQREQQWSDFLTHITRTADIRDFRWVCFRY